From Bacillus sp. Bos-x628, the proteins below share one genomic window:
- a CDS encoding PBP1A family penicillin-binding protein, which produces MSDQFTSREQRRKATKGTNTKKQKNKKGKKKAGLFKKICLSLLVIGLLCVVAGITTFAVFASTAPSLDDSKLKTPYSSKIYDKNNKVIAEVGAEKRTYVSIKDIPDVVKEAFIATEDARFYQHHGIDPIRIGGALIANVEDGFGAEGGSTITQQVVKNTLLNDHKTLKRKVQEIWLSIQLEQKYSKDEILEMYLNRIFFTPQAYGVGKAAEQFFGVTNLNKLSIAQAATLAGMPQSPSAYNPVKHPEAAEKRRNIVLSLMKKQGYITNKEYEKAKATPVSKTVVSADKYNRQNSSKYSPFIEEVMEEVQKKAKVDVSTDGLKIHTTLDTNAQDQLDSIINGDTAGFTKGMQAGVTLLDTKNGEIRAIGGGRDVPVGGFNYAIDAKRQPGSTIKPILDYGPVIENKKWSTYQQIDDAPYTYSNGTPINNFDRRHLGKMSMRSALAQSRNIPALKAFQAAGTDNAVQFANNLGMDLPSDIPESYSIGGFDEGVSSLKMAGAFSAFGNNGYYNEPHAVTSVEFNDGTKLDLTPEAKAAMSDYTAFMITDMLKTAVQSGTGTLAQVPNVEVAGKTGTTNFTQDDVNKYNIPSGGAKDSWFVGYTPQYTAAVWTGIGNSKEADGKIWLTHNEQRVAKIVFRQLISQIDDGSGSFEKPDSVVEATIEKGSDPAKLAGPNTPSDKKTTEYFVKGTAPSKVSDTYEKKEADKPSDLKAVYDEEKKSITLSWGYDDDADATFHVQQAVDNGGYKEIQNSSAKEAVISDVKPGSTYKFQVTATVDGVTSQAASTFLTIKDDEKEEEKVDDENKEEEPKQPDDEQTDETDDNKNQPPATDEQKPDDQKNQDNQGETGNTDNGNNDSDSGSDSSNGNNSSQNDSNNKDKKNSNSKANSQSSNTQANSTSRKEDE; this is translated from the coding sequence ATGTCTGATCAATTTACAAGTCGTGAACAGCGACGAAAAGCAACAAAAGGAACCAACACGAAGAAGCAAAAGAACAAAAAGGGCAAAAAGAAAGCAGGTCTATTTAAAAAAATATGTTTATCTTTACTCGTGATCGGTCTTCTCTGTGTAGTAGCCGGAATCACAACTTTTGCCGTTTTTGCATCAACCGCTCCTTCTCTCGATGATAGTAAGCTGAAAACACCGTATTCTTCAAAAATTTATGATAAAAACAACAAAGTCATTGCAGAAGTCGGTGCAGAAAAAAGGACGTATGTCTCGATTAAAGACATACCTGATGTGGTCAAAGAAGCTTTTATTGCAACTGAGGATGCACGTTTTTATCAACACCACGGGATTGACCCTATTCGAATCGGTGGTGCCCTTATTGCAAACGTCGAGGACGGTTTCGGTGCTGAAGGTGGAAGTACCATTACACAGCAGGTCGTAAAAAACACCTTATTAAACGATCACAAAACTTTAAAACGTAAAGTGCAAGAAATATGGCTCTCCATTCAGCTTGAGCAAAAATACTCTAAAGATGAAATATTAGAAATGTATTTAAACCGAATCTTCTTCACACCTCAGGCTTATGGGGTTGGAAAAGCAGCTGAACAATTTTTCGGTGTCACTAATTTAAACAAACTATCCATTGCACAGGCTGCAACACTTGCTGGTATGCCGCAGAGTCCTTCTGCTTATAACCCAGTCAAACATCCTGAAGCGGCAGAAAAACGCCGTAACATCGTTTTAAGCTTAATGAAAAAACAAGGGTATATTACAAATAAAGAGTATGAAAAAGCAAAAGCGACACCTGTCAGCAAGACGGTGGTCTCAGCTGATAAATACAACAGACAAAACTCAAGTAAATACTCTCCTTTCATTGAAGAAGTGATGGAAGAAGTTCAGAAAAAAGCCAAAGTGGATGTATCAACCGATGGATTAAAAATTCACACAACACTTGATACAAATGCGCAAGATCAATTAGACAGCATCATCAATGGAGATACTGCCGGGTTTACAAAAGGGATGCAGGCGGGCGTCACCCTGCTTGATACCAAAAATGGTGAAATCCGCGCCATTGGCGGCGGACGTGATGTTCCAGTCGGCGGCTTTAACTATGCAATTGATGCAAAACGTCAGCCTGGCTCAACGATTAAACCAATCTTAGATTACGGTCCAGTCATTGAAAACAAAAAATGGTCGACGTATCAACAAATTGATGATGCGCCATATACGTATTCAAATGGTACACCGATTAACAACTTTGACAGAAGACATTTAGGAAAGATGTCAATGAGAAGTGCTCTAGCACAATCACGAAACATCCCTGCTCTAAAAGCATTCCAAGCAGCCGGTACAGATAATGCCGTTCAATTTGCAAACAATTTAGGCATGGATTTACCTTCTGACATTCCAGAATCCTACTCAATCGGGGGATTTGACGAAGGTGTTTCTTCTTTAAAGATGGCTGGCGCTTTTAGTGCGTTCGGTAATAATGGATACTATAACGAACCGCATGCAGTGACTTCAGTTGAATTTAACGATGGAACGAAACTTGACTTAACGCCAGAAGCTAAAGCGGCGATGAGTGATTATACTGCCTTTATGATCACTGATATGCTGAAAACAGCTGTACAATCTGGAACAGGTACACTTGCACAAGTACCAAATGTTGAGGTTGCTGGTAAAACAGGAACAACCAACTTTACGCAAGATGATGTCAATAAATATAATATCCCTTCTGGCGGTGCAAAAGATTCTTGGTTTGTTGGCTATACTCCGCAGTATACAGCAGCCGTTTGGACGGGAATCGGCAATTCAAAAGAAGCAGACGGTAAAATATGGTTAACACATAATGAACAACGCGTTGCAAAAATCGTCTTCCGACAATTAATTTCTCAAATTGATGATGGAAGTGGCTCATTTGAAAAACCAGACAGTGTTGTGGAAGCAACCATTGAAAAAGGTTCTGACCCTGCGAAATTAGCAGGACCGAACACGCCTAGTGACAAGAAGACAACGGAATACTTTGTTAAAGGAACCGCTCCTTCAAAAGTATCTGACACTTATGAGAAAAAAGAAGCTGATAAACCATCTGATCTAAAAGCTGTGTATGATGAAGAGAAAAAATCTATCACACTTTCTTGGGGTTACGATGATGATGCTGATGCGACATTTCATGTGCAGCAGGCTGTTGATAACGGCGGCTATAAAGAGATTCAAAACAGTTCTGCTAAAGAAGCTGTCATCTCTGATGTGAAACCTGGCTCAACGTATAAATTCCAAGTGACAGCCACTGTAGATGGTGTCACAAGTCAAGCAGCCTCTACCTTCCTGACCATTAAAGATGATGAAAAAGAGGAAGAGAAAGTGGATGATGAAAACAAAGAAGAAGAGCCAAAACAGCCAGATGATGAGCAGACAGACGAAACGGACGATAACAAAAATCAACCTCCAGCAACAGACGAGCAGAAACCAGATGATCAAAAAAATCAAGATAATCAAGGTGAAACTGGAAATACGGATAACGGCAATAACGATTCCGATAGTGGGTCAGACAGCTCAAATGGAAACAACAGCTCACAGAATGACAGCAACAATAAAGATAAAAAGAATAGTAATTCTAAAGCCAATTCGCAAAGTTCAAATACACAAGCTAACTCTACTTCTCGAAAAGAAGATGAATAA
- the recU gene encoding Holliday junction resolvase RecU has translation MIRYPNGKSYQPVQQIGTKKRISGESSYSNRGMTLEADLNETNQYYLVNGIAVIHKKPTPVQIVNVDYPKRSAAVIKEAYFKQSSTTDYNGVYKGRYIDFEAKETTSTTSFPLKNFHDHQIEHMKQVVKQGGICFVIISAFGSVYYLPASELFFFWERQIQNGRKSISKDELMEAGHLMTLGYSPRIDYIKVVETLHFSDENHHQLRSKKV, from the coding sequence ATGATTCGGTATCCAAACGGAAAATCGTATCAGCCAGTACAACAAATCGGAACAAAAAAAAGAATAAGCGGCGAATCCTCTTATAGTAATCGAGGAATGACGCTTGAGGCTGACTTAAATGAAACCAACCAGTATTATTTGGTAAACGGGATTGCAGTCATTCATAAGAAGCCTACCCCAGTTCAAATTGTCAATGTTGATTATCCAAAAAGGAGCGCCGCTGTCATTAAAGAAGCCTATTTTAAACAGTCATCGACAACGGACTATAATGGGGTTTATAAAGGGCGCTATATTGACTTCGAAGCAAAGGAAACCACAAGTACAACCTCGTTTCCGCTCAAAAATTTTCATGATCATCAAATTGAGCATATGAAGCAGGTTGTCAAGCAAGGAGGTATTTGTTTTGTTATTATATCCGCGTTTGGCTCCGTTTATTATTTACCTGCTTCTGAGCTCTTTTTCTTTTGGGAGCGGCAAATTCAAAATGGGCGAAAATCCATTAGCAAAGATGAATTAATGGAAGCTGGTCACTTAATGACACTTGGATATTCGCCAAGAATTGATTATATTAAAGTAGTGGAAACACTTCATTTTTCGGATGAAAATCACCATCAATTACGTTCGAAAAAGGTTTAA
- a CDS encoding DUF2515 domain-containing protein, producing the protein MSHKEEQLITQYILRETKAKNKDNLSRTNSYKRFYDRHPELKWSLLASFVSRNAGWSMTDLKGELFHPGLTDQQGHMIFTAYERANWLIFSDAYPQLLLYEWSKRCNAPLFHLLSVFRVSRFMRAEWERFWRKRDTERLLYALIINEQYTIQSPIIQNPLLKKNVFHSIQYAFSEWGHFQTVVFPTIDGHLYGITIRKFSKVKERIVLGKKLAKLLFRADLFPDFYHFLHTVPHTGSRFDFEQYLGIARRSTPFLRTVYPVMTHSLDDQRKDWFQKKVNQSLFDAESLPKQIELTEWYFHKKRQLRFLFSLEHYFQHK; encoded by the coding sequence TTGTCACATAAAGAAGAGCAACTCATTACTCAGTATATTTTACGTGAAACGAAAGCGAAAAATAAAGACAATCTGTCAAGAACAAACTCCTACAAGCGCTTTTACGATCGCCATCCAGAATTGAAATGGTCCCTACTTGCTTCCTTTGTATCCAGAAATGCTGGATGGTCGATGACGGATCTAAAGGGTGAATTATTCCATCCGGGTTTAACTGACCAACAGGGGCACATGATTTTTACAGCATATGAAAGAGCGAATTGGCTCATCTTTTCTGATGCTTATCCGCAGCTTTTGCTATATGAATGGTCGAAGCGGTGCAATGCACCTTTATTTCATCTTTTGTCTGTTTTTCGGGTCTCTCGTTTTATGCGCGCCGAGTGGGAACGATTTTGGAGAAAGCGCGACACAGAGCGTCTGCTTTATGCACTCATCATAAACGAACAATATACTATACAATCTCCTATTATACAAAATCCTCTTCTGAAAAAGAATGTTTTTCACTCAATTCAATACGCTTTCAGCGAATGGGGCCATTTTCAAACAGTCGTTTTTCCAACAATAGACGGGCATTTATACGGCATAACCATACGTAAGTTTTCAAAAGTAAAGGAGCGTATTGTATTAGGGAAAAAATTAGCCAAATTACTATTTCGAGCCGATTTGTTTCCGGATTTTTATCATTTTTTACATACTGTGCCGCACACTGGATCTCGGTTTGATTTCGAACAATATTTAGGGATCGCTAGAAGGTCAACACCTTTCTTAAGAACTGTTTATCCGGTGATGACACATTCATTAGACGATCAAAGGAAAGATTGGTTTCAAAAGAAAGTGAATCAATCGTTATTTGATGCTGAATCTTTACCAAAACAAATCGAACTGACGGAATGGTACTTCCATAAAAAAAGGCAGCTTCGTTTTCTTTTCTCATTAGAGCACTATTTTCAGCATAAATAA
- the sspM gene encoding acid-soluble spore protein SspM, translated as MKKQPAPKEQNPKEKENSTEQLDKKLGGPNRPST; from the coding sequence ATGAAAAAGCAGCCAGCACCAAAAGAGCAAAACCCTAAAGAGAAAGAAAACAGTACAGAACAACTGGATAAAAAGCTTGGCGGTCCTAACCGTCCATCCACGTAA